A genomic region of Paenibacillus sp. PL2-23 contains the following coding sequences:
- the glpK gene encoding glycerol kinase GlpK — translation MEDTFILAIDQGTTSTRAILFDREGEARGKAQQEISQHFPKPGWVEHNPNEIWVSVLGVIASVLNENGVRPEQVAAIGITNQRETAVVWDRHTGRPIYNAIVWQSRQTADICEQLRQEGYEDLVRSKTGLLIDPYFSGTKVKWILNHVEGARESAAQGDLLFGTIDSWLVWKLTGGAAHVTDYSNASRTLMYNIHELCWDEELLAMLDVPATMLPQVKSSSEIYGQTVPHHFFNKQVPIAGIAGDQQAALFGQACFQEGMAKNTYGTGCFMLMNTGSQAIASKHGLLTTIAWGLDGKVEYALEGSVFVAGSAVQWLRDGLRMIKSAADSEAYATKVASSEGVYVVPAFVGLGTPYWDSEVRGAIFGLTRGTQKEHMIRATLESLAYQSKDVLHAMEEDAGLQLQSLRVDGGAVFNDFLMQFQSDLLGAVVERPVVNETTALGAAYLAGLAVSFWKNKDDIRQRWKSNQQYAPKMPTEERDALYKGWQKAVHAAIAFK, via the coding sequence ATGGAAGACACGTTTATTCTAGCTATTGATCAGGGCACAACCAGCACCAGAGCTATTCTGTTCGATCGTGAAGGAGAAGCGAGAGGCAAGGCCCAGCAGGAGATTAGCCAGCACTTCCCGAAGCCGGGATGGGTAGAGCATAACCCCAATGAAATTTGGGTTTCGGTATTAGGCGTAATCGCTTCTGTTCTGAATGAAAATGGCGTGCGCCCGGAGCAGGTTGCGGCAATAGGCATTACGAATCAAAGGGAGACAGCTGTCGTCTGGGATCGTCATACTGGAAGGCCGATTTACAATGCAATTGTATGGCAATCGCGTCAGACGGCAGACATTTGCGAGCAGCTTCGTCAGGAGGGCTATGAGGATCTCGTGCGGAGCAAGACGGGACTGCTTATTGATCCTTATTTCTCCGGCACTAAGGTGAAGTGGATCTTAAACCATGTGGAGGGGGCAAGGGAGAGCGCGGCTCAGGGGGACCTGCTGTTCGGCACGATTGACAGCTGGCTGGTCTGGAAGCTTACCGGCGGCGCGGCGCATGTGACGGACTACTCCAATGCTTCCCGAACCCTGATGTACAACATACACGAGCTTTGCTGGGATGAAGAGCTGCTGGCCATGCTGGACGTTCCCGCGACGATGCTGCCCCAGGTGAAATCGTCCTCGGAAATTTACGGGCAAACGGTACCTCATCATTTCTTCAACAAGCAAGTTCCCATTGCTGGCATAGCGGGGGATCAGCAGGCTGCCCTATTCGGACAGGCTTGCTTCCAGGAAGGAATGGCCAAAAACACGTATGGCACAGGCTGCTTCATGCTGATGAACACCGGCTCGCAAGCGATCGCCTCCAAGCATGGCTTGTTAACGACAATTGCATGGGGGCTTGACGGCAAGGTGGAGTACGCGCTGGAGGGCAGCGTATTCGTGGCAGGCTCCGCGGTTCAATGGCTGCGGGATGGTCTGCGTATGATCAAGTCTGCAGCGGACAGTGAGGCTTATGCCACGAAGGTCGCTTCATCGGAGGGTGTCTATGTGGTGCCTGCCTTTGTGGGACTCGGCACGCCTTATTGGGACAGCGAGGTTAGGGGCGCTATCTTCGGTTTGACGCGAGGCACACAGAAGGAGCATATGATTAGAGCGACTCTGGAATCGTTGGCGTATCAGAGCAAGGATGTGCTTCATGCCATGGAGGAGGACGCGGGATTGCAGCTTCAGTCGCTTCGTGTGGACGGTGGAGCGGTATTCAATGATTTCCTCATGCAATTCCAGAGCGATCTGCTTGGCGCAGTGGTGGAGCGACCGGTTGTGAACGAGACTACCGCTCTGGGAGCCGCCTATTTGGCGGGACTAGCCGTAAGCTTCTGGAAGAACAAGGATGACATCAGACAGCGCTGGAAGTCGAATCAGCAATATGCTCCAAAGATGCCGACAGAGGAGCGGGATGCGCTCTACAAGGGCTGGCAAAAGGCTGTTCACGCAGCTATTGCGTTCAAATAA
- a CDS encoding glycerol-3-phosphate responsive antiterminator, producing MSMFGQSILPAARKMKDLEKLMDMSYEYIVLLDSHIGSLKALADLARAHGKKLLLHADLIEGLKNDEAAAQYLCQVIRPAGVISTRTSVVQTTKQNGLIAIQRLFLLDTNAVEKSYVLLERTKPDLIEVMPGVIPHMINEVLQRTGIPVFAGGLIRTGEDVESALAAGASAVTTSNRELWRQYEGENRR from the coding sequence TTGTCAATGTTTGGGCAATCCATACTGCCGGCTGCGCGCAAGATGAAGGATCTGGAGAAGCTGATGGACATGTCGTATGAGTATATTGTGCTACTTGACAGCCATATCGGCTCATTGAAGGCGCTTGCGGATTTGGCCAGGGCTCATGGCAAAAAGCTGCTGCTTCATGCCGACCTGATCGAAGGCCTGAAGAACGACGAGGCAGCGGCGCAATATTTATGCCAGGTCATTAGGCCGGCCGGGGTCATCTCCACCAGAACGAGCGTCGTTCAGACGACCAAGCAGAACGGGCTGATCGCCATTCAGCGGCTGTTCCTGCTGGACACCAACGCTGTGGAGAAAAGCTATGTGCTGCTTGAGCGCACGAAGCCGGATTTGATTGAAGTGATGCCTGGCGTCATTCCACATATGATTAATGAGGTGCTGCAGCGCACAGGTATTCCTGTATTCGCTGGAGGCCTCATACGCACAGGAGAGGATGTCGAGAGCGCACTCGCTGCAGGCGCCTCGGCTGTGACAACTTCAAATCGGGAGCTATGGCGCCAATATGAAGGGGAGAACAGGAGGTAA
- a CDS encoding aldehyde dehydrogenase family protein, producing MKDQTSLHSPYGLFINGAWQHTEDQIDILDKSTSQKAASISVANRQHVHQAVSSAQQALKQAFAPYERYTVLMRAAELIKERRDLFARTLAMEVGKPIRDSYGEVDRATQTLIICAEEAKRIHGEGIPVEAAPGSENRMAFSIRVPVGVIAAITPFNVPLNLVCHKIGPALAGGNSVVLKPSEVTPIVSLLLAEALAEAGLPAGRLNVITGHGPQIGEWLTEDARVQMFSFTGSMRVGQWLRQRAGIRKVALELGNNSANIVHSDCNLDQAVEMVATKGFNNAGQVCISVQRVYVHSDISELFLAKLKERTERFIVGHPLELTTDVGPMISVKEAERVEGWVKEAVEQGATLVTGGERRGPYFTPTILSDVTADMKVCRQEVFGPVVAVEVYSDFDEVIAKVNDSDYGLQAGLFTKDLNLAMKAAREIEVGGLIINDASAYRVDAMPYGGVKNSGTGKEGPAYALEEMTELKLVVINL from the coding sequence GTGAAGGATCAGACATCGCTGCATTCTCCATACGGTCTGTTCATCAATGGCGCTTGGCAACACACAGAGGATCAAATCGATATTCTTGATAAGAGCACTTCGCAGAAAGCAGCTTCTATCTCTGTCGCCAATCGCCAACATGTTCACCAGGCCGTGTCAAGCGCACAGCAGGCATTGAAGCAAGCCTTCGCTCCATATGAGAGGTACACCGTATTGATGCGGGCTGCCGAGCTGATCAAGGAGCGTCGCGACTTATTTGCCAGAACACTGGCAATGGAGGTAGGTAAGCCTATCCGCGACTCGTACGGAGAGGTGGATCGCGCCACTCAGACGCTCATCATTTGTGCGGAGGAAGCCAAGCGTATCCACGGAGAGGGGATTCCTGTTGAAGCGGCGCCAGGCTCCGAGAATCGGATGGCCTTCTCCATTCGGGTGCCTGTTGGCGTAATTGCCGCCATTACACCCTTCAACGTTCCGCTTAACCTCGTATGCCACAAGATTGGTCCGGCGCTGGCAGGGGGCAACAGCGTTGTGCTGAAGCCTTCCGAGGTAACGCCAATTGTTTCCTTACTGCTCGCCGAAGCGCTTGCTGAAGCTGGATTGCCTGCTGGCCGCTTGAACGTCATCACAGGCCATGGTCCGCAGATCGGAGAGTGGCTGACGGAGGATGCCCGAGTTCAAATGTTCTCCTTCACTGGCAGCATGCGTGTCGGCCAATGGCTTCGTCAGAGAGCGGGTATCCGCAAGGTAGCGCTGGAGCTGGGGAATAACTCCGCGAACATCGTGCACTCTGATTGCAATCTGGATCAAGCCGTAGAGATGGTAGCGACCAAAGGCTTCAATAACGCTGGGCAGGTATGTATCTCTGTTCAACGTGTATATGTCCATTCCGATATTTCGGAGTTATTTTTGGCGAAGCTGAAGGAGCGAACGGAAAGGTTCATCGTGGGCCATCCCTTGGAGCTGACAACGGATGTTGGTCCGATGATTTCCGTAAAGGAAGCGGAACGAGTGGAAGGCTGGGTCAAGGAAGCGGTGGAGCAAGGCGCAACGCTAGTGACTGGCGGGGAACGCAGGGGCCCATACTTCACCCCAACCATTTTGTCGGATGTTACAGCGGATATGAAGGTGTGCAGACAAGAGGTATTCGGACCTGTGGTCGCTGTAGAAGTCTATAGCGATTTCGACGAAGTAATCGCCAAGGTGAATGATTCGGACTATGGTCTTCAAGCCGGCTTGTTCACGAAGGATTTGAATCTAGCGATGAAGGCTGCACGCGAGATTGAGGTGGGGGGACTCATTATTAACGACGCCTCTGCTTATCGTGTGGACGCGATGCCTTACGGAGGTGTCAAGAACAGCGGCACCGGCAAGGAAGGTCCAGCTTATGCTCTTGAAGAGATGACGGAATTAAAGCTTGTCGTCATCAATTTATAA
- a CDS encoding class II fructose-bisphosphate aldolase, whose translation MAFVSGKTMLDKALEGKYAVGAFSAHNAETIQAILMAAEAEQSPVMIQIGQRVIHSIGMEPMKTLIDSFAKQVQIPICIHLDHSRQYGQTMSAIQLGFQSVMFDGSALSFEENAKTTRKVVEAARVLGIGSEGEIGKIGGTEDDITVEEEDAMITTVQEAVQFTEATDVDYLAVSIGTAHGIYKTTPKLAFERLQQISEAVKRPIVLHGGSDVPDDQIVRAISLGVAKINVDTELRQAFTKGMLEVLEHNREEYHLAVSLGRGREVMQAKVQEKIRLFGSAGKAQDYVQS comes from the coding sequence ATGGCGTTTGTCTCAGGAAAAACAATGCTCGATAAGGCTTTGGAGGGGAAATATGCGGTTGGCGCCTTCAGTGCGCATAATGCCGAGACGATTCAAGCTATTCTGATGGCGGCAGAGGCTGAGCAGTCCCCAGTCATGATTCAGATCGGCCAGAGAGTTATCCATTCTATAGGCATGGAGCCGATGAAGACTTTGATCGACAGCTTTGCGAAACAGGTTCAGATTCCGATATGCATTCATCTGGACCACAGCCGTCAATACGGACAGACCATGAGCGCGATTCAGCTTGGATTTCAATCCGTTATGTTCGACGGCTCGGCGCTTTCCTTCGAGGAGAATGCGAAGACAACACGCAAAGTAGTGGAAGCGGCGCGTGTGCTCGGCATTGGCTCGGAGGGCGAGATTGGGAAAATTGGCGGTACGGAGGACGATATCACCGTTGAGGAAGAGGATGCGATGATTACGACCGTACAAGAGGCCGTACAATTTACGGAGGCTACGGATGTTGATTATTTGGCCGTCTCGATTGGAACAGCGCATGGGATATACAAGACTACACCGAAGCTGGCATTCGAGCGTCTTCAACAGATCAGTGAAGCGGTTAAACGGCCAATCGTGCTGCACGGCGGCTCGGATGTGCCGGATGATCAAATTGTACGGGCCATTAGCCTGGGAGTTGCCAAGATAAACGTGGATACGGAGCTTCGCCAAGCGTTCACCAAAGGCATGCTGGAGGTGCTGGAGCATAATAGAGAGGAATATCATCTTGCTGTATCTCTGGGACGAGGCAGGGAAGTGATGCAAGCCAAGGTTCAAGAGAAGATCCGTTTGTTCGGAAGCGCTGGCAAGGCACAAGATTATGTCCAATCATAA
- a CDS encoding GntR family transcriptional regulator → MSHNTFQPDAVDPNKNVSLYLQVKNALLKNIQNQTWRTNSLIPTEQELMDMFQVSRTTIRQAIAMLVQEGLLERRQGKGTIVLPMKLVGNLGRLRGFAEEVVERGMVPRSQLIRAEFASMLSYEKNMLEVPEKESVLLVERIRFANDTPIAIERSCWPEKIGKILMMYDLNSAKYYEILESHNIHLKQAREKISAINATLHEADLLGIRAGEALLEMNRLSLGLDDRPLEFTRTKFRSDQYSYDIELNR, encoded by the coding sequence TTGAGCCATAATACGTTCCAGCCAGACGCCGTCGACCCTAACAAAAATGTATCTTTATACTTGCAGGTCAAAAATGCGCTTCTTAAAAATATTCAAAATCAGACATGGAGAACGAATTCCCTGATTCCTACAGAGCAAGAGCTGATGGACATGTTCCAGGTCAGCAGAACGACTATTCGTCAAGCTATTGCGATGCTGGTGCAGGAGGGCTTGCTTGAACGCCGTCAAGGAAAAGGCACCATCGTGCTCCCGATGAAGCTAGTAGGGAATCTTGGACGATTACGCGGCTTCGCGGAGGAGGTTGTTGAGCGGGGGATGGTGCCGCGCTCCCAATTAATCCGCGCTGAATTTGCTTCCATGCTGAGCTATGAGAAAAACATGCTTGAGGTGCCTGAGAAGGAATCCGTTCTGCTGGTTGAGCGCATTCGCTTTGCCAACGACACTCCAATTGCCATTGAGCGGAGCTGCTGGCCTGAGAAGATCGGGAAGATTCTGATGATGTATGATCTAAACTCAGCCAAGTATTATGAGATATTGGAAAGCCATAATATTCATCTTAAGCAGGCGAGGGAGAAGATCTCAGCCATTAATGCCACATTGCATGAGGCAGATTTATTGGGCATCCGCGCCGGAGAAGCTTTGCTGGAGATGAATCGACTTAGTCTTGGATTGGACGACCGTCCACTGGAGTTCACAAGAACGAAGTTTAGAAGCGATCAATACAGCTATGACATTGAACTTAACCGATAG
- a CDS encoding diphosphate--fructose-6-phosphate 1-phosphotransferase, which yields MRRIAVGQAGGPTAVINTSLVGLIDALYGQVDIYTVWNGYQGLVDNDMELLDESLFDWIKKHEHVPGACLGSGRYPFTPELMERAVLQLKQRDIHSLIFIGGNGTMTALHLMSEMANAMQYELQVIGIPKTVDNDLACTDHAPGFASAARYVALTARDISKDLEAMRNFEQVRIIETMGRHTGWLALSSGFLKASEDMGPHHIYLPERPIEAGTFLMDVQQSVQAVGMATIVVSEGFTFIGEDLVEREVVNGRSVLGGIAAQMEQLTRERLGYTVRSENMGMHQRSANCAVSAQDRIEAYETGQKAATFLLSGKSNVMVSIQRLLGKGYTYVLEERMLGDIAEYGERSLPDSFISNPAQFYTWLAPIIGDPIVDYPSMRKRSNVC from the coding sequence ATGCGCAGAATCGCCGTGGGGCAAGCCGGAGGACCTACCGCTGTCATAAACACCAGCCTTGTGGGACTGATAGACGCGTTGTATGGACAAGTAGACATTTATACGGTGTGGAATGGTTATCAAGGTCTTGTGGATAACGATATGGAGCTGCTCGATGAATCCTTGTTTGACTGGATCAAAAAGCATGAGCATGTGCCAGGCGCGTGCTTGGGCTCCGGTAGATACCCATTCACGCCAGAGCTGATGGAGCGAGCCGTGCTGCAGCTTAAGCAAAGAGATATTCATTCTCTTATATTTATAGGCGGCAATGGTACGATGACCGCTCTGCATCTGATGAGTGAAATGGCGAATGCGATGCAATATGAGCTTCAAGTCATTGGCATACCGAAGACCGTGGATAATGATCTGGCGTGTACAGATCACGCTCCGGGCTTTGCCTCCGCAGCTAGGTATGTAGCGCTGACAGCAAGAGATATTAGCAAGGATCTGGAAGCGATGAGAAATTTCGAGCAGGTCCGCATTATAGAGACAATGGGAAGGCATACAGGCTGGCTCGCCTTAAGCAGCGGCTTCTTGAAAGCGTCAGAGGACATGGGTCCACATCATATCTATTTGCCGGAGCGACCGATTGAGGCTGGAACATTTCTGATGGATGTTCAGCAAAGCGTGCAAGCTGTCGGGATGGCAACGATTGTTGTCAGTGAAGGTTTCACCTTTATAGGTGAGGACCTTGTGGAGAGAGAGGTCGTCAATGGGAGATCTGTGCTGGGCGGTATTGCGGCTCAGATGGAGCAGCTGACCAGGGAACGACTGGGTTATACGGTTAGATCAGAGAATATGGGCATGCACCAAAGGAGCGCGAATTGCGCAGTTTCTGCCCAGGATCGTATAGAAGCTTATGAAACGGGTCAAAAGGCTGCCACCTTTTTGCTTAGCGGCAAATCCAATGTGATGGTTAGTATTCAAAGATTGCTAGGAAAAGGATATACTTATGTATTAGAAGAGCGGATGCTTGGTGATATTGCGGAATATGGCGAAAGGTCGCTTCCGGATTCCTTTATCTCCAATCCAGCTCAATTCTATACATGGTTGGCTCCTATTATTGGTGATCCCATAGTAGACTATCCTTCCATGAGGAAAAGGAGCAATGTCTGTTGA